The nucleotide sequence tttgtcatgaagcccaaggtcggtaagtgagtgttactgcatggtgcgctgctgctccgtgcgcgcgctgctgcaggaccacacgcacacgcacgctgcggggcatgctgcgggagggggagggcggctaggtgaaggtatcgccaatatttgaaagaattatattttttcttttagaaatataaaattttactcgcaaatgcgatgaaaaacattgtatgtcgcacgggcggtactagaattacgaacatcgactcattaaagcccccagtcttcgacttcgggcttctaatagactctcgttcgtaattccttattaaccgcccttaagacacaatgtactattgacTACAGGCATCCTAGAGTAACTTTATTAAAAGCTAGGTTCGTCTTCAAATTATCAAAATCATCCCATAATTCAGAAAATTTAATTAGCGAGGtcaaaactttcgtgatttttatcGAACTGCGTGTTCAATGCAGCTTTTGGGTACCTATTCTCAGACCAATGCCATAGAATTTGTTTTAGCATAGAGCGTTGGTATAGCCAAACATAAAGCTTGCCCCTAAGAATGAAACTCCTTGCAgcaattttctttatttatggTTTTTGCTCAGGGTTTTTGTGTGATGCGTGAGATGACATAGTGATGACGTCGAGAACTTCAAAATAAGCAGTAGCTCACACACAGAGCACAGCTGCTTTTAGTATAGCAGTGCCAACATGTCAAAATGAAgctttaatgtaattttttttctttagacaAACCGGTTATAAATTTATCAGTATTCATGAACATTTGTAGAAACAGACTTGCCTTGTCGGCAAGATATTGGCCTAAACTAATAAGAAGATGGTAAGTCGTATCACAAAATGTTTTATTCCTAACTCCATGGAAACTCTTTTATGACAAGGAAAAAGCGCCTTGGTGTCTGTTACGGATCATGATGTCGTGAATTGTCGTCAAGAGTAGTCAAaacgagtatttttttaaagactgtcataatacaatattattatatagaatCCAACTTGTTCATATTCGTGAACTCAACGCATTGGTCGCTAGTCACGCTTCACAGTGGCCCCAAGTTTGCCTCAAGGTCTTTCCTTTCATTGCCCAACTCTATGCCGCTAACATGACAGTATGATGATGGTGGAGCTTGTTTTTAGTATGTCAACAAATCCACCAACTGTAGTGGAATGCGGTCCAGACCTCCAGGAGCGAGGCACGTGCGCCATTGACCCGTGTGACCCGGACAAATGCTACCCCTCGCCGCGGGTCGTCATCATCGGGGCTGGCATGGCTGGGCTGTCGGCCGCCGGGCGCCTGTCGCAACGCGGCATCAACAACTTTGTGGTCTTAGAGGCGTATGAAAGGTAGAAGATGCTTTTACCTTCTTGGTtctattacaataaatatacatattttaagttACATTACCTCTTAACGTGTCGGTCATATTGCAAATTTTAGTATTTGTATCATAATGGTCGATTATTACAGGCCCGGAGGTCGTATACATTCATGCTTTCTCGGAGACGTCGTTTGTGAACTTGGCGCCCACTGGAGAAGTGCGCATACAACGAATCACCCTATCTACGAAATATCTGCCTCAGAGAACCCACCGCGGCCTGGAGTACCAGGGGCTGCTCATCCACGCGGTCTTTTCAACCGAGTAGTTACTGGAAAGATGGAATATCCACCAACTCTTGCAGCTTACTATAAATTTCGCCAGATCGAGCAGGAAGCCGCTGCTTTATATTGTCTCGGTGGTAGCAAGCAGCAAGGATCGCTGATAAACTTCATTAGTTTGAGAATCCAGCAAGAGCTGCATGAGTTCCCGTTGGATCAGCAGCACGACGCAGCCCGGATAATGTTTGGAATGGCTCACTCGCTGAGCGCACGCTGCGGTGATGACACAGCCATGCTCAGCGGCTGCAGCGAGGGCTGCTTCATGAACATGCCAGGGGGAGTCACTCGCGTCCCTCTCGGTCTCCTCGCCACGCTGGCGCCAATCCTCCGTCAAATCCCCGAAGGCTGCATAAGATACTGCAGACCTGTCAACTGCGTTTACTGGGGAACTTCACAAAAGACTGGCTATAGAGCCACGGTTTGCACGACCGATGGAGAGGAGTTCCCTTGTGACTATGTTATTTGCACAGTTTCTCTTGGTGTGCTTCGAGCAAACTCTGCTAAACTGTTTTGCCCCGCATTACCAGCATCGAAAAtggatgcgatgcgatgcctcGGATTTGGTTACTGTAATAAAATCTATTTGGAGTACTGTCGTCCGTTTTGGTTTTGGTATAATGCaaaattgaactttaagttTTCGTACGGCCAATGCGACAAATGCGATTGGACTCGTGGAATTACATCACTTGAAGTAGTGCCTAATAGTAACCACGTGCTTTGCGCTTGGTGGTAGGCGAAGAAGCTATTATGATGGAGGGTCTGTGTGACAAAGATATAGCTGAGAGTATCACTGATATTTTGCGAAAAGCCACAGGTGACTCTTGCCTTCCATATCCCTGCACAATACTTCGATCACATTGGTCAACGGACCCCTTCTTTTTAGGGGCATATTCTTTTGACTGCGGCTGTTTGGATGGTGACTGCCAACGAGCTCTCGGCTGTCCAATTCCAGGGCCAAGCGAGCCATTTCCTCCAATCCTCCTGTTTGCCGGGGAGGCCACAGTGCCTGGGCACTTCGCTACAGTTGCTGGGGCGCGTTTGAGTGGAGTTAGGGAAGCTGAACGGATAATCCAGCTAACGTTACAGTTTCAAGGTCCACCTCTTCCCGTGCCATCGTGTCGTCCGGACAAGGAGGTAAAGAAATGTAAAGCGTCAAACTAACTGCTCCAAATATTGTAGTGCAACTTTTCTGCGTTTCATTAATATTTGCTAACATTGTGTGTTGTCGCGGAGTGTGAAGCATACACTAGGAAAAAGTTTCACAATGAATCCTTGTTCCACAGCTTTAATATTTCGGCCCAGAACTCGTCATGTCGCCGTAACTACTAACTTATCACCGGAAAACTCCCACAAGACTTCCTGTTGTTAGTTTACTAACTTTGATGATACTTGAATTCTGctttatgttgtatttttattacatttttggtTCATTGGTGACTTTTACTTTATTCGTTACTAGATATTACAAATATAGTTTTGCTAcggtaagtaaatttaattttgtactttaATTGAACTTAAAAAAACAGTCTAAACCTTTGCTATTTTAgggatataaaaataaacactttaACAGATAATAAAACCGACAGACAGAACTTTTCGATAATACACGTATTTTGTATCTTTAGACTCTAAAGAGATTAACGAGAGATTAGAGATCTTTATACTCTGAAGAGTAGAGGTTGGTTATTCTCTAGTTTCGATAGTGTTATGTAGGTACAGCCGCCAACATTTTAATCTTAAAGTTTAACTGATAATTCGGGAACCTTACTCTTACCTTGTTATAATGTGCATAAATGGTTAAAACAAAGTCAAGAgttcaccagcattaatatctgccacagaggagcgtgcaaaaatatctgacacatcctttcGGTTCTGGAAGTCGTATCAGATAaatatgcacgcttgttgtgtcagatattggtgctggtgactgtacaatcgaAGTCTCCAGTAGGGTGGCTGCTTTAAGTATGTATCAATACATgaaattatatacctacagtcatggataaagttttaaaaacttCCACCATATTTGAATCTGTTTTTGTTGATGCCTGCTTGCAATATCTTCACATATTGCTGGGGTGCTGGCACAGAGGGTAAAGCGAGTCACACATTTGTTTGAGATCATTATCGGTTTCATAAACTTAATAGGAAAGAACCACCAATCTCAACCACAACTCAACACATACCTAGTGTACAGAGCATTTTCTGCaacagaaaaatatattaccaaATATTATATAATGTTGTACTTTGTCGTATCAGTGAACTTATCCAagtggttttaatttaattaatttttaaattttatttatgctGTTTTCTAATAAAGTTAATCGCACCAGCATGTTCAGCAAacgcaatataaaaataacacccttctttttgcatcggaggttaaaaaacgccgcggcgcatggcaagactctaaagcgctattcagcctccgacagggagACAGCCAAAGAgaatgagaatttaaaattgttctttattcaaaatacttgcacctagtgcttacattttagTGATCAGCCCGTTTAGACCTGCAATGAAAAGTTAAGGCTTACTTAAGTTGTCAGGGTAACACAGCCAAGTATAGGTATTACTGGCACAAGAGAGTATTCCACCTTGTCCGGAGGGTCAAGCAGGGGACGAAGAGTAACCACGAGTGTTTCTATTGGCTATTGCTACCCGGTACCCAcctgttttcttttctttttaaaaaaatgttcttttacCAACTCTTGCATATAATTTGGAAAACCAAATATAATTGAACGTTTTTTTCTTGTCAAAGCCAGCATTTTCCGGACCCCGGGCCATAGTTGGCGATCTTTTCCGCCTCCTTTCCGCAGTTGTGTTCCCTTTGTTGTGTTGCCGAGCGTGCATAGTTATCATAATTTGTACCGACTGCTTTCTCTTTGGTTTCCGGTTGATATAGGTATATGTTAAGCTTTGTTAAACGAGTTGAAAGGAATTAGTGAAAAATCTTAAAAGcagaaaatatagaaaaataaaagaaattaccaaataaaataatgcgtTTGTTCTAGATACAAGAGTTTTGTAAACGAGTTGTTTAAATTGGTAGCTGGTTAAGGGCACTGGGAAGTCGTAAgtgataaacaaaaaataaataatcacatTTCAGTAGGTATGCATTAGGTAGTTAATATGATAATGATTCACTCATTAtgaaaaccgaccaagagcatgtcggacacgcccaagatagggtttcgtagccattacgaaaaaatcaagtaatatttttgtaaggatctCTTATtgtgtaccttaggctgctatttacctatTCTTGAACTActataataattctcaagccgttataattttccttgtaaatttgatacttactaccatcctgattttttacaaatttttcccCCCAGTagattagattttagagggggggggagacgctcgattttaatgaaaatttgcactttaacgttaaatatttcgcaaacatatcactgaatcgaaaaaatcgtcttagcaaccccccaatgattttataagacctatccaacgataccccactatAGGGTtattcgagaaaaaaaatcacacccacattacgtctatgggagacgGATGGTTCTCTGAAccgcggatagacagacagagggacagacatggcgaaactataaggggttcatagttgactacggaaccctaaaaagcaatatttgtatttctttCATGAGATTAGCTTGTAGACTTtggttttagaaaaataaagataacaatttaaattttaaactgtttatttctttttaattgacattattaattattgttacctattagtacaatcttttattattattatttttttagtgtgaGAAGCTTTAGCTTTTGTTCAAGAGTTAAAATCTTCTTAATTGAAAAGTAGACGGTCTGCAAAAACACGTCATACCTACTTGGGATAGGCAAAAACTTCCTGTAAGCTTTGCCACCTTTTATATGAGAAAAGCGGATTTATAGTTCGGTAGGTTTTGGATTATTAGGACTAAGGTATCAAGTTACAATTTTAGGTACGgttaaggactttaattcatgatgAACCACCACGGAAcctttacaaaaataaagaaattacgattttccttgtcgTCGTagaattaatgcgatgtcactatgacgtttactgtgaaatggttccgtgatggctcatgaattaaaatccttgaccgtaccaagtagttattaagtattttaatagtcgaagatccgaacttgaaaaatctgcaccggtctgataatagaatgaaatatattttataataaatttagtatatttattagaaatggttttgctaaaaaaacCCTGGACAGgcaattttcttttcaaaatattttttaattaattaaatgcagacaaccctgtatcaacgtgttcacaataaagCAACGATAaacgttgatatacaatttgttctattatctaatcaagtgaaagtaactggcattgacatatgtatgtatgtactgtTTAAGTATAaacctggcaacccagtagttcgtccaggttaacaatagcaaacccaacgtctgCATATTGtataggttttatactttaagtcaatATACAATTTTCTTATATCTCGATGATggaacaaaaatttattaaaaatattttttttaaataattaaaaatagcgtgtccaggatttttttagcaaacccatttctaatgtattttctaatatactaaatttattataaaatacatttcattctattatcagaccggtgcagatttTTTCAAGTTCGAATATTAGAACATAAGTTAATTCTTTATTGCacttaagttaaaaaatacgaaaagtaGAATAAATGCAAGATTACCTACCATTAGGGATCTCCTCCAGTTAAgtcaagttatttttttttcatctttcgACTGGTGCAAAGGACCTGGCTCTCGCATACGTATTAAGTATATCGTGTGGGTTCCACAGAAAACTAGAGTTGCTGCATATAACatgtggcaacacatgctgagtggaggcccTTTTTGGTGCCCTGTCGTGTCACCGAGTAACTTAgctttattgttagttttattgtttagtcttattactgtaaggtggtatta is from Choristoneura fumiferana chromosome 3, NRCan_CFum_1, whole genome shotgun sequence and encodes:
- the LOC141426206 gene encoding LOW QUALITY PROTEIN: protein anon-37Cs-like (The sequence of the model RefSeq protein was modified relative to this genomic sequence to represent the inferred CDS: inserted 1 base in 1 codon), coding for MNICRNRLALSARYWPKLIRRCMSTNPPTVVECGPDLQERGTCAIDPCDPDKCYPSPRVVIIGAGMAGLSAAGRLSQRGINNFVVLEAYERPGGRIHSCFLGDVVCELGAHWRSAHTTNHPIYEISASENPPRPGVPGAAHPRGLFNRVVTGKMEYPPTLAAYYKFRQIEQEAAALYCLGGSKQQGSLINFISLRIQQELHEFPLDQQHDAARIMFGMAHSLSARCGDDTAMLSGCSEGCFMNMPGGVTRVPLGLLATLAPILRQIPEGCIRYCRPVNCVYWGTSQKTGYRATVCTTDGEEFPCDYVICTVSLGVLRANSAKLFCPALPASKMDAMRCLGFGYCNKIYLEYCRPFWFWYNAKLNFKFSYGQCDKCDWTRGITSLEVVPNSNHVLCAWXVGEEAIMMEGLCDKDIAESITDILRKATGDSCLPYPCTILRSHWSTDPFFLGAYSFDCGCLDGDCQRALGCPIPGPSEPFPPILLFAGEATVPGHFATVAGARLSGVREAERIIQLTLQFQGPPLPVPSCRPDKEL